A window from Rana temporaria chromosome 8, aRanTem1.1, whole genome shotgun sequence encodes these proteins:
- the LOC120909221 gene encoding histone H4, whose translation MSGRGKGGKGLGKGGAKRHRKVLRDNIQGITKPAIRRLARRGGVKRISGLIYEETRGVLKVFLENVIRDAVTYTEHAKRKTVTAMDVVYALKRQGRTLYGFGG comes from the coding sequence ATGTCTGGTCGCGGTAAAGGAGGGAAGGGTCTGGGGAAAGGAGGCGCTAAGCGGCACAGGAAGGTGCTCCGGGACAACATCCAGGGCATCACCAAACCCGCCATCCGACGTTTGGCCCGCAGAGGGGGTGTCAAGCGCATCTCCGGACTCATCTATGAGGAGACCCGCGGAGTGCTTAAGGTTTTCCTGGAGAATGTCATCCGCGATGCCGTCACCTACACCGAGCATGCCAAGAGGAAGACTGTCACCGCcatggatgtcgtctatgctctcAAACGCCAGGGGCGCACTCTCTACGGATTCGGAGGCTAA